The following proteins come from a genomic window of Trifolium pratense cultivar HEN17-A07 linkage group LG4, ARS_RC_1.1, whole genome shotgun sequence:
- the LOC123923424 gene encoding nuclear transcription factor Y subunit B-5-like, with product MVDNNVGGSCSNYNENGGIIKEQDRLLPIANVGRIMKQILPQNAKISKESKETMQECVSEFISFVTSEASEKCRKERRKTVNGDDICWALATLGFDDYAEPMRRYLHRYRELEVDRTPNNNHNVQDRGN from the coding sequence ATGGTGGATAACAATGTTGGAGGAAGTTGTTCTAATTACAATGAAAATGGTGGCATAATTAAGGAACAAGATAGGTTGTTACCAATAGCAAATGTTGGGAGAATAATGAAGCAAATATTACCTCAAAATGCAAAAATCTCAAAGGAATCAAAGGAAACAATGCAAGAGTGTGTCTCAGAGTTCATAAGTTTTGTGACAAGTGAAGCATCAGAGAAAtgcagaaaagaaagaagaaagactGTGAATGGTGATGATATTTGTTGGGCTTTGGCTACACTTGGTTTCGATGATTACGCCGAACCAATGAGAAGGTATTTGCATAGATATAGAGAATTAGAGGTTGATAGAACaccaaataataatcataatgtTCAAGATAGAGGAAATTAG
- the LOC123882147 gene encoding uncharacterized protein LOC123882147 — MLKFFTTTALVPTKNNILLLFTTPSSKHHYPSIFKFFTTSTTTIDPQSFTVSYLINNIGFTPQTASKASQYLSFSNSQKPDSVLTFFTTHGFSNSQIRSIIKREPQLLSFKPNTILLPKFQFLLSKGVSNSDLVRIVNSNPRFLSRSLQNHIIPTYECAKGFLQSDKKIIACVKRYCFLSQYDLPNKVKLLLDNGVSHSNIARLFQWWPSIFDSSDLLNTVEELKQLGFDSKTSTFSIAFLAKKTVTKAKWDEKVETFKKWGWSDEHILQAFKKQPFCMLSSLRKMNAIMNFWVNHLGFNSLDLARFPGILQCSLEKRIVPRGLVVQFLISKGLRRKDASIYTPFVGSEKLFVEKFVNRFVEHSSDLLKLYEGKMNLADSRNGLQMVDQILV; from the coding sequence ATGCTAAAATTCTTCACCACCACCGCACTTGTTCCCACCAAGAACAACATTTTGCTCCTATTCACAACACCATCTTCAAAACATCACTACCCATCAATTTTCAAATTCTTCACCACTTCAACCACCACCATCGACCCACAATCTTTCACCGTCTCTTACCTCATCAACAACATCGGTTTCACCCCACAAACCGCTTCCAAAGCTTCCCAATATCTCTCTTTCTCCAACTCCCAAAAACCCGATTCAGTTCTCACCTTTTTCACAACCCATGGTTTCTCTAACTCTCAAATACGAAGCATCATCAAAAGGGAACCCCAGTTACTCTCATTCAAACCCAACACCATTTTGTTaccaaagtttcaatttttactcTCCAAAGGTGTTTCTAACTCTGATCTTGTTCGTATTGTTAATTCTAACCCTAGATTTCTTAGTAGAAGTTTACAGAATCATATCATTCCTACTTATGAATGTGCAAAAGGGTTTCTTCAatctgacaaaaaaattattgctTGTGTTAAACGTTATTGTTTTCTTTCTCAATATGATTTGCCTAACAAGGTTAAATTGTTGCTTGATAATGGAGTTTCTCATTCAAATATTGCTAGATTGTTTCAATGGTGGCCTAGTATATTTGACTCATCAGATTTGTTAAACACTGTTGAGGAATTGAAGCAGCTCGGTTTCGATTCTAAAACTTCCACTTTTAGTATAGCGTTTCTTGCTAAGAAAACTGTTACTAAAGCTAAGTGGGATGAGAAAGTTGAAACCTTTAAGAAATGGGGTTGGTCTGATGAACATATTCTTCAAGCATTTAAGAAGCAACCTTTTTGTATGCTGTCATCCCTTCGTAAAATGAATGCAATCATGAATTTTTGGGTTAATCACTTAGGTTTCAATTCTTTGGACCTTGCTAGATTTCCTGGAATTTTGCAGTGCAGTCTTGAGAAGAGGATTGTTCCTAGAGGTTTAGTTGTCCAGTTTCTTATCTCAAAAGGCCTTCGACGAAAGGATGCAAGTATATATACACCATTTGTTGGATCTGAGAAGTTGTTTGTGGAAAAGTTTGTGAACCGTTTTGTGGAGCATTCTTCTGATCTGTTAAAGCTTTACGAGGGAAAAATGAATCTTGCAGATAGCAGGAACGGCCTTCAGATGGTTGATCAAATTTTGGTTTGA